A region of the Geomonas subterranea genome:
CGCACGTCACCAAGGACAACATGGAGATCGCCTGCCGCGAGTGCCACGACACGCACGGCACCGGGAACCTCTCCATGATCAGGAGCGAGATCCGGGGCTTCAACATCGCGTACACCGACCGGGCAACCACGCTGGTGGAGACCACCTACAACCGCGGCCTGTGCCAGGTCTGCCACACCAAGACCAACTACTACCGCGCCGGCGTTCCGGAGTCGAGCCACTTCACTTCGGGGTGCCTCGACTGCCACACCCACACCAGCGCGGGCGGCGCCTTCAAGCCGATCGGCGGAAGCTGCGATTCCTGCCACGGCTACCCGCCGGCGCCGAAGAACACGGCGACCACCTTCGGCAGCTACGCGAACTGGGCCAACGCGCGCTTCGAGGACTACTCGGGCGGCGGCGGGGCGCACCTCGTCGCGGCGCACATCTCTCCGTTCGCGAAGGTTGAGGAGGGTTGGGCGAACTGCACGGCCTGCCACAACGGCGGGGCCGTTGGGCTGACCCCGTACCACAAGATGGTGACCCCGATCAAGGACAACATCGAGAACGTGACGGTGCTGGTGGACAACAGCCTGCGCTTCGCGAACAGCTTCACCATCTACACCGGTGCCAAGCTGACCAGCGTTCCGGGGGCGAACCAGACCGGCAGCTGCTTCAACATCGCCTGCCACATGAGCCCGTCGGCACGGTGGAGCACCGAGCGGTAGGCCGCGTAGTCGAGTAGCAAAAGAAGCTTTATCCAGATGTGGGATGCTTGTTACCCCCGGTGGGGAATTGATTTCCCCGCCGGATGAAATAGCACTACTGTCAGGTGTTTTGTGATAAAGGAGTGGAAATGAGGGGCTACCGCAGACTCGGATGGTATAACCCACGAGTGATAGCTTTGCTGATGACGATGGGAGCCGCGCTCTTGGCTGGCACAAGGGCCGAAGCCGCACCGCAGTACGATTACGGGTGCGACGCGTGCCACACCATGCCTCCTCTTGATTCAGCGAACGGGCAGCGCATTCCGGCTACCGGGGCGTTCAAGGGCAATCACGCAGGCCATGCCGACAGTAATGCCCTGTCGTGCGTCAAGTGCCACGGCTCCGGCGTGCTCGTGTACCAGACCGGCCACCGCACCGCCGACATCAAGGTCTCCGGGAACATCAACGGTTCCGCGACCGGCAGCTACAGCCGCGCCTTCGTGAACCAGACCTCGGTACCCCCGAACCCGCTTGGGTCCTGCTCCAATGTGAACTGCCACTTCGAGCGCACCAGCCCCGAGTGGGGGAGTGCTGCCTACTCCAGCCCCGCCGACTGCAACAGTTGCCACGGCAACTCGCCCAGCGCTGGCCATCCCGTCTCCGGCTCCAAACACGGCACCTATTACGGCACCGGCACCAGCTCCTGTCTCAAGTGTCATACCGACCACAGTGCCGAGGCGAAGCCCTTCGCGCATGCCACCAGCGTGACCCACCGCGCCATCGCGGTCAGCTTCAACGCGGCACCCAACAACGGCGGGAGCTACTCCGGCCCGACCAACGACTTTCTCCCGAGCCAGACCAACACCTTTGGTACGTGCTCGGGCATCTATTGCCACAGCGACGGCACCACGAAGACCGGTCCCTTCACGGTGACCACCGCCCCCAGCTGGGGGAGCGCGACCCTTGGCTGCAACGGCTGCCACGGCGGTCCGGCGTCCCTGGGGACCAAAATCCTCGCGACCGGCAAACACCAGGCCCACGTGAACAACAGCGGCACCCTCGGTAGCAACTACGGCTGCGCCGACTGCCACGGCAAGACCGCCGCGAGCGACTCCGTCATCGGCACCGTTGCGAACCACGTCAACGCCTTCGTCGAGTACTCCGGCGCCAAGGCCGGCAAGAACTACTCCGGCGGGTCCTGCTCCACCAGCTACTGCCACACCTCCGGCAAGAAGGGTGTCGCCGGCATGGCCTCGACCGTGGAACCGGCAGCCCCCTCCTGGAGCGGCGCGGCCATGGTCTGCAACGGCTGCCACGGCGCCCAGGTGACCCCGACTGCGGGTATCGCATTCAACGCGGTCGCGGGCGAGCCGAACTACGTTTCCGGCGCTGCCGGGTCCGGCACCGCCAACTCGCACCAGAAGCACGTGGCCGTCGCGGGCGCCACCACCTGCGCCAACTGCCACTCGAAAACCACCACTACCGGCACGACACTGATCGCCGGCGGCCAACACATCGACGGCTTCATCAACTTCACCTCGGGCAACGGCAAGACCTTCGGCAAGCAGGCCAACAAGACCTGCTCCGACATCTCCTGTCACTCCGGTAACGGCATCGTCACCAACGTCGGCACCGCGCAATGGGGCGGTACCCTCAACTGCAACGGCTGCCACGGCGGACCGCTGGCCCTGGGGAGCAACGTCATCGGCAGCGGCAAGCACACCCAGCACGTGAACCAGGCCGGCGTGATCGGCGACAACGTGGGTTGCGTCGAGTGCCACTCAAAGACTGTATCGAGCGACTCTGTGGTTTCGGACAGCTCCAAGCACCTGAACAACTTCGTCGACTACTCCGGCGCCAAGGCAGGCAAGAGCAGCACCTACTCGGCCGGCTCCTGCTCCGCCACCTACTGCCACACCTCCGGCAAGAAGGGCCAGTCGGGCATGGTGGCCACGGTCGAGCCGGCGAACCCCTCCTGGAGCGGCGCCGCCACGGGCTGCAACGGCTGCCACGGCGCGCAGTTGACCCCGACCGCCGGCGTCGCCTTCAACTCGGTGGCGGGTGAGCCGAACTACGTCTCCGGCACCGCAGGTTCCAGCAACGCCAACTCGCATCAGAAGCACGTCGGTACCGCAGGGGCGACCACCTGCTCCAGCTGCCACTCGAAGACCACCACCAACGGCACCAGCATCGTAGCAGGCGGGCAGCATCTCGACCGCTTCAATAACTACACCGCCGGCGGCGGCAAGACCTTCGGCAAGGTCGCCAACAAGACCTGCTCCGACATCTCCTGCCACTCCGGCAACGGCATCGTGGCCAACGTGGCCAACTCCCAGTGGGGTGCAACCCTTGGCTGCAACGGCTGCCACGGCGGCCCGACCGCGCTTGGTAGCAACATCCTCAACACCGGAAAACACGCCGCCCACGTGAACCAGGCCGGCGTTCTCGGCAGCAACTACGGCTGCGTCGAGTGCCACTCCAAAACGGTATCGAGCGACTCCGTCGTATCCGATTCCACCAAGCACCTGAACTCGTTCATCGACTACTCCGGCGCCAAAGCCGGCAGAAGCACCACCTACAGCGCCGGTACCTGCTCCTCCACCTACTGCCACACCTCGGGCAAGAAGGGGCTCTCCGGCATGGTGGCCACCGTCGAGCCGGGCAACCCGTCCTGGAGCGGCGCTGCCATGACATGCAACGGCTGCCACGGCGTCCAAAACCTCCCCACCGCGGGTGTCGCCTTCAACGCGGTAGCGGGCGAGCCGAACTACGTCTCCGGCGCCGCCGGCTCCAATAACGCCAACTCGCACCAGAAGCACGTGGGTACGGCAGGGGCCACCACCTGCGCCAACTGCCACTCGAAGACCACCACCAACGGAACCACGCTGGTAGCCGGCGGCCAGCACGCTGACCGCTTCATCAACTACACCTCCGGCAACGGCGCGACTTTCGGCAAGGTAGTTAACAAGAGCTGCTCCAACATCTCCTGCCACTCCGGCAACGGCATTGTGGCCAACGTGGCCAACGCACAGTGGGGCGCAACCCTCAACTGTAACGGCTGCCACGGCGGCCCGACCGCCCTGGGGAGCAACATCCTCAACACCGGCAAGCACACCCAGCACGTGAACCAGGCCGGCGTGATCGGCGACAACATGGGGTGCGCGGATTGCCACGCCAAGACCGTCTCCAGCGACTCGGTGGTTTCCGACTCCACCAAGCACCTGAACGCCTTCCTCGATTACTCGGGCGCCAAGGCTGGCAAGAGCAGCACCTACGCTTCCGGCACCTGCTCCGCCACCTACTGCCACACCTCCGGTAAGAAGGGCTTCACCGGGATGGTGGCCACCGTCGAGCCGGCGAATCCGTCATGGAGCGGCGCGGCCATGACCTGCAACGGCTGCCACGGCGCGCAGCTGACCCCGACCGCCGGCGTTGCCTTCAACTCCGTCGCGGGCGAGCCGAACTACGTCTCCGGCGCCGCCGGTTCCAGTAACGCCAACTCGCACCAGAAGCACGTGGGTGCGGCAGGGGCCACCACCTGCTCCAGCTGCCACTCGAAGACCACCACCAACGGCACCAGCATCGTGGCGGGCGGGCAGCACCTGGACCGCTTCAACAACTACACCGCGGGCAACGGCAAGACCTTCGGCAAGGTTGCCAACAAGACCTGCTCCAACATCTCCTGCCACTCCGGCAACGGCATCGTGACCAACGTCGGCGACGCGCAGTGGGGCGCGACCCTTGGCTGCAACGGCTGCCACGGCGGCCCGACCTCACTTGGGAGCAACATCCTCAACACCGGCAAGCACGCCGCCCACGTGAACCAGGCTGGCGTCCTCGGCGACAACATGGGCTGCGTCGAGTGTCACTCCAAGACGGTATCGAGCGACTCGGTCGTATCCGATTCCACCAAGCACCTTAACTCCTTTGCGGATTACTCCGGCGCCAAGGCCGGCAAGAG
Encoded here:
- a CDS encoding CxxxxCH/CxxCH domain c-type cytochrome, coding for MAGTRAEAAPQYDYGCDACHTMPPLDSANGQRIPATGAFKGNHAGHADSNALSCVKCHGSGVLVYQTGHRTADIKVSGNINGSATGSYSRAFVNQTSVPPNPLGSCSNVNCHFERTSPEWGSAAYSSPADCNSCHGNSPSAGHPVSGSKHGTYYGTGTSSCLKCHTDHSAEAKPFAHATSVTHRAIAVSFNAAPNNGGSYSGPTNDFLPSQTNTFGTCSGIYCHSDGTTKTGPFTVTTAPSWGSATLGCNGCHGGPASLGTKILATGKHQAHVNNSGTLGSNYGCADCHGKTAASDSVIGTVANHVNAFVEYSGAKAGKNYSGGSCSTSYCHTSGKKGVAGMASTVEPAAPSWSGAAMVCNGCHGAQVTPTAGIAFNAVAGEPNYVSGAAGSGTANSHQKHVAVAGATTCANCHSKTTTTGTTLIAGGQHIDGFINFTSGNGKTFGKQANKTCSDISCHSGNGIVTNVGTAQWGGTLNCNGCHGGPLALGSNVIGSGKHTQHVNQAGVIGDNVGCVECHSKTVSSDSVVSDSSKHLNNFVDYSGAKAGKSSTYSAGSCSATYCHTSGKKGQSGMVATVEPANPSWSGAATGCNGCHGAQLTPTAGVAFNSVAGEPNYVSGTAGSSNANSHQKHVGTAGATTCSSCHSKTTTNGTSIVAGGQHLDRFNNYTAGGGKTFGKVANKTCSDISCHSGNGIVANVANSQWGATLGCNGCHGGPTALGSNILNTGKHAAHVNQAGVLGSNYGCVECHSKTVSSDSVVSDSTKHLNSFIDYSGAKAGRSTTYSAGTCSSTYCHTSGKKGLSGMVATVEPGNPSWSGAAMTCNGCHGVQNLPTAGVAFNAVAGEPNYVSGAAGSNNANSHQKHVGTAGATTCANCHSKTTTNGTTLVAGGQHADRFINYTSGNGATFGKVVNKSCSNISCHSGNGIVANVANAQWGATLNCNGCHGGPTALGSNILNTGKHTQHVNQAGVIGDNMGCADCHAKTVSSDSVVSDSTKHLNAFLDYSGAKAGKSSTYASGTCSATYCHTSGKKGFTGMVATVEPANPSWSGAAMTCNGCHGAQLTPTAGVAFNSVAGEPNYVSGAAGSSNANSHQKHVGAAGATTCSSCHSKTTTNGTSIVAGGQHLDRFNNYTAGNGKTFGKVANKTCSNISCHSGNGIVTNVGDAQWGATLGCNGCHGGPTSLGSNILNTGKHAAHVNQAGVLGDNMGCVECHSKTVSSDSVVSDSTKHLNSFADYSGAKAGKSSTYSAGSCSATYCHTSGKKGQTGMVATVEPSIPSWSGAAMTCNGCHGAQVTPTAGVAFNSVAGEPNYVSGAAGAANANSHQKHVGVAGASTCANCHSKTTANGTTLVSGGQHLDRFSNYTAGNGKTFGKVANKTCSNISCHSGSGIVASVANAQWGATLGCNGCHGGPTALGSNILNTGKHTAHINQAGVIGDNIGCAACHAKTVSSDSVVSDSTKHLNSFLDYSGAQAGKSTTYSGGTCSATYCHTSGKKGFTGMVATVEPAAPSWSGSAMGCTGCHGAQVLPTAGVDFNSVAGEPNYVSGAAGSDNANSHKKHVGASGAVTCVYCHSKTTASGTSIVAGGQHLNSFNNYTAGGGKTFGKQVNKTCSNISCHSGNGIVAGVPSAQWGATLGCNGCHGGPVALVTNVLVTGKHTAHINNPSMGGNYGCADCHAKTVSSDSAVSDTTKHGNAFVDYSGVKAGKSSTYVSGTCSATYCHTSGKKGQTGMVATVEPANPSWSGAALGCNGCHGAQVTPTAGVAFNSVAGEPNYISGAAGSASANSHQKHVKAAGASTCVLCHSATVDATGTQIIGSHTNKVADVVAGGTATFGYPGSKTCSNVSCHAGTGYTAANAVWGATLDCKGCHATLSGAHTRHVGTAWGTLPFYNYTANVSTGTDTDGVTWKAYGFGCANCHPLTVANHMNGTVEVELNTATNASTLRMKNTAAGLIGSTGTGTVSCSNVYCHENTTTPQWNQTYTAATRCSGCHENAPSTDSHLAHKVGIHYDDIYSGTTGLLPASGAVGVNAGHGDPAQSTTIGCNICHYNTVNVARNKYNSSCSTAACHGNTTGNNTDALGASRITNLANHVNGKNDVAFAPTTYIKSKAQVTDANFVNYTGGLGGWNKTRTYKQGASSYDTSKNYLTVSTYSAGSCSNISCHNGVSVHWVNDFGGAQDCTMCHTNL